The following are encoded in a window of Candidatus Paceibacterota bacterium genomic DNA:
- a CDS encoding helix-turn-helix transcriptional regulator codes for MGRTPKSRRDKYGAWLQHLRKEKGLSQDALAEMTGVPQSTLAYWERTGKLTGRETIFKLAKALGVSVTKLLREGD; via the coding sequence ATGGGCAGAACACCCAAAAGCCGCCGGGACAAATACGGCGCATGGCTTCAACACCTGAGAAAAGAGAAAGGGCTGTCGCAGGACGCTCTGGCCGAAATGACCGGGGTTCCGCAGTCCACGCTGGCCTATTGGGAACGAACCGGGAAGCTGACGGGCCGGGAAACCATTTTCAAGCTGGCCAAAGCCCTTGGCGTCTCAGTCACCAAACTCTTGCGGGAAGGCGATTAA
- a CDS encoding DUF4928 family protein — MLAFARFHSANFPAKPPSFKTIFRTSNRFGGNSMAFNDESCYGPRVSVDVGKKLNASQPRVAEFFAGIGLMRLGLQGAGWRVVYANDLDPDKEEMYSHHFPDAPEHFHLEDVHKVAKIAGEKIPDIDLATASFPCNDLSLAGAMEGLGGKQSSAFWGFIKVLENLGERRPKLVLLENVLGFLTSHKGGDFRKAMLALNSLGYAVDPFIMNAAWFVPQSRQRLFVVGKRGAQSNVNFTDSILRPPALAKFIKANKSIRWAIADLPTPPQLKVRLEDILQPLPHTSKQWWSTDRVEYFLNQLSEKHAALAAQLKGQRNYTYGTAFRRIRNKRSMAELRTDGIAGCLRTPRGGSGRQIVFKAGKGEFYVRLMTPRECARLMGADEFKIDVPLNQALFGFGDAVCVPAVKWIAENYLNKCLEPQQNGKPIAQSKAQKVTTRDTRMKDQVLRAFEAWFAALPVYPESCGPARGTIAAALHVLELCKTNYCLNLDSYRTAHGKAQIRGLSPKKVQGILAGFDEHRIYLKETGRTNRGGPGDIGTMLDALRPFELERLPTEERNEILKSLQGFLVERVKDWHNQQRLEPSFDPTKTTWQFVADLLTKAREKGKDRILSQHLVGAKLALRFPTMTIQNFSYSTADNQLGRAGDFHVGDTAFHVTVSTGAGGQGSGVFQRCLENIQQGIRVYVIVPAGKLTAARTLAAEAAEGKISVESIESFVSQNMEEIAEFSGEHRKDRLRALLEKYNERVGAVETDKSLLINIPPNLLP, encoded by the coding sequence GTGCTCGCCTTTGCAAGATTTCATTCGGCCAATTTTCCTGCGAAGCCCCCATCCTTCAAAACCATTTTTCGCACCAGCAACCGCTTTGGCGGGAACAGCATGGCTTTTAACGATGAATCTTGTTATGGTCCTCGCGTGTCCGTTGATGTTGGAAAAAAGTTGAACGCCAGTCAGCCCCGCGTTGCTGAGTTTTTCGCGGGAATCGGCCTTATGCGTTTGGGCCTGCAAGGTGCTGGCTGGCGCGTGGTTTATGCGAATGACCTCGACCCCGACAAAGAGGAAATGTATTCGCACCATTTCCCAGACGCCCCAGAACATTTCCATTTAGAGGACGTTCACAAGGTTGCGAAGATTGCGGGTGAGAAAATCCCTGACATTGATTTGGCTACCGCCTCATTTCCTTGCAACGATTTATCGCTTGCGGGTGCGATGGAGGGGCTAGGGGGCAAACAGTCCTCCGCATTCTGGGGGTTCATCAAAGTTCTAGAGAATCTTGGCGAACGCCGCCCCAAACTGGTGTTGCTGGAAAACGTTTTGGGCTTCCTCACTTCGCACAAGGGAGGCGATTTCCGCAAAGCCATGCTCGCGTTGAACAGCTTGGGATACGCGGTTGACCCGTTCATAATGAATGCCGCTTGGTTCGTGCCGCAGAGCAGGCAACGGCTGTTTGTCGTTGGCAAGCGTGGGGCACAGTCCAACGTCAATTTTACAGATTCGATTTTGCGGCCCCCGGCCTTGGCGAAATTCATCAAAGCGAACAAGTCCATCCGGTGGGCCATTGCTGACCTGCCAACACCGCCACAGTTGAAAGTGAGGCTAGAGGATATTTTGCAACCCCTGCCGCACACTTCTAAACAATGGTGGTCAACGGACAGGGTTGAATATTTTCTGAACCAGTTGAGCGAGAAGCACGCCGCGCTTGCCGCGCAACTAAAGGGGCAAAGAAACTACACCTACGGCACAGCCTTTCGGCGCATACGGAATAAACGCTCAATGGCAGAACTGCGAACAGATGGCATCGCAGGCTGTTTGCGAACGCCTCGCGGCGGCAGCGGAAGGCAAATCGTTTTCAAAGCTGGCAAGGGTGAGTTTTACGTAAGGCTCATGACCCCGCGTGAGTGCGCCCGATTGATGGGGGCAGACGAATTCAAGATTGATGTTCCCTTGAATCAGGCTCTTTTCGGTTTTGGCGATGCGGTTTGCGTTCCTGCTGTTAAGTGGATTGCTGAGAATTATCTCAACAAATGCCTTGAGCCGCAGCAGAATGGCAAACCAATCGCACAGTCGAAGGCACAAAAAGTCACAACTCGTGATACCCGAATGAAAGACCAAGTTTTGAGAGCGTTTGAGGCGTGGTTTGCTGCGTTGCCCGTCTATCCCGAATCATGTGGCCCAGCCAGAGGCACCATTGCTGCCGCCCTTCATGTCCTTGAACTTTGCAAAACGAATTACTGTCTCAATTTGGATTCTTATCGCACAGCCCACGGCAAGGCGCAGATTCGTGGACTCTCGCCAAAAAAGGTTCAGGGCATACTCGCGGGTTTTGACGAACATCGAATTTACCTAAAGGAAACGGGGCGAACAAACCGGGGTGGGCCGGGGGATATTGGCACGATGTTAGACGCCCTACGCCCCTTTGAACTGGAAAGATTGCCAACGGAGGAACGGAACGAGATTCTGAAATCACTCCAAGGATTCTTAGTTGAGCGCGTAAAGGATTGGCACAACCAGCAGAGGCTTGAACCCTCCTTTGACCCGACGAAAACCACATGGCAATTCGTCGCAGATTTGCTAACGAAGGCGAGGGAGAAAGGTAAGGACAGGATTTTATCTCAACACTTGGTCGGCGCGAAACTCGCGCTCCGGTTTCCAACCATGACCATTCAGAATTTTTCCTACAGCACCGCCGACAATCAGTTGGGCAGGGCGGGAGATTTTCACGTGGGCGACACCGCTTTCCATGTGACCGTTAGCACCGGGGCTGGTGGTCAGGGCAGCGGGGTTTTCCAAAGATGCCTCGAAAACATTCAACAGGGAATCAGGGTCTATGTGATTGTTCCTGCCGGTAAGCTAACCGCAGCCCGAACACTTGCCGCCGAAGCTGCGGAAGGGAAGATAAGCGTGGAGAGCATCGAATCCTTTGTGAGTCAGAATATGGAGGAAATTGCTGAGTTTTCTGGCGAGCATCGGAAAGACAGACTTCGGGCGTTGCTGGAAAAGTATAATGAGCGCGTGGGGGCCGTTGAAACGGACAAATCGCTTTTGATAAACATCCCGCCAAACCTCCTGCCATAA
- a CDS encoding LamG domain-containing protein, whose protein sequence is MRKLNLFLGVVAAMVTTAQGQAWLTNGLVAYYPFNGSGVDASGNGIHLVNHGATLQPDRFGMPGRSYWFDGTGYLASTSAFPIVSNMARTVSLWCYRTNIQDGILLRWGDNASHGRASRLLFLVPGVFQANGIYSDVTSVRTSMDVGTGHWLHLAYTYSNSLSGIRLYTNGVAIPSYISASEFSSWNTTTNTPLYVGYEPANPYLRWIGALDDIRIYNRALSSNEVAQLYFVESNSSIMIHKAVYVDSSNLTFGSNYQFQVSSDMVNWTNQGAPFTATDSYWRPTNYWDVENWNALFFRLVPQ, encoded by the coding sequence ATGAGAAAACTAAATCTATTTCTGGGCGTTGTGGCCGCGATGGTCACAACCGCACAAGGGCAAGCTTGGCTTACTAACGGCTTGGTTGCCTACTACCCGTTTAATGGAAGCGGGGTTGACGCAAGCGGGAACGGCATCCATTTGGTCAATCATGGCGCAACCCTACAACCTGACCGTTTTGGTATGCCGGGGCGAAGCTATTGGTTTGACGGCACTGGATACTTGGCCTCGACCAGTGCCTTTCCCATTGTCAGCAACATGGCGCGAACCGTATCGCTTTGGTGCTATCGAACAAATATCCAAGATGGTATCCTGCTCAGGTGGGGTGATAACGCCTCGCATGGCAGGGCTTCAAGACTACTTTTCCTAGTGCCGGGAGTATTTCAGGCCAACGGAATCTATTCCGATGTGACCAGCGTGAGAACGAGTATGGATGTAGGCACGGGCCATTGGCTTCACTTGGCTTACACCTACTCGAATAGTCTGTCTGGGATTCGTCTCTACACGAACGGTGTGGCGATACCATCATACATTTCGGCCTCAGAGTTTTCTTCGTGGAATACAACCACAAATACGCCGCTTTATGTCGGATACGAGCCTGCCAATCCTTACCTTCGTTGGATAGGAGCCTTGGACGACATCCGCATTTACAATCGCGCCCTGTCATCAAATGAAGTGGCACAATTGTATTTTGTGGAATCCAACAGCAGCATAATGATTCACAAGGCGGTGTATGTGGATTCGAGCAACCTCACCTTTGGCTCAAATTATCAATTCCAAGTTTCCTCCGACATGGTGAACTGGACCAATCAGGGCGCACCTTTCACCGCAACAGACTCCTACTGGCGTCCGACAAATTACTGGGACGTTGAAAACTGGAATGCACTTTTCTTCCGGTTAGTGCCTCAGTAA
- a CDS encoding recombinase family protein has product MKRLKFVAYYRVSTGKQDNGIDAQKAAVARYLASLDCDLLASFEEVETGKHNKRPQLQAAIQLAKSKKAILVIAKLDRLSRNAAFLLQLQDSGIDFVCCDMPNADKLSVGIFALLAQKEREMISQRTKEGLAVVKARGVKLGNPNPVPSLKKARAAFQAQKRAFAAEALKAIREIQSTGIESLNRIADCLNKRGEKTARGCSWTATAVKRCLACAV; this is encoded by the coding sequence ATGAAACGATTAAAGTTCGTCGCCTACTACCGGGTAAGCACCGGAAAACAAGACAACGGCATTGACGCCCAAAAGGCGGCTGTAGCCCGATACCTCGCCTCCCTCGACTGTGACTTGCTGGCCAGTTTTGAGGAAGTGGAAACCGGAAAGCACAACAAGAGGCCGCAACTACAGGCTGCGATTCAACTCGCGAAGTCCAAGAAAGCGATTTTGGTTATCGCCAAGCTGGACAGGTTGAGCCGCAACGCGGCTTTCCTGCTACAACTACAGGATAGCGGGATTGATTTTGTTTGCTGCGATATGCCGAACGCAGACAAGTTGAGCGTTGGCATTTTTGCCCTGCTAGCGCAGAAGGAAAGGGAGATGATTTCTCAGCGCACCAAAGAGGGGCTGGCAGTCGTCAAGGCGCGTGGGGTGAAGCTTGGCAACCCAAACCCTGTCCCGTCTCTGAAAAAGGCTAGGGCAGCCTTCCAAGCGCAAAAGCGAGCCTTTGCCGCAGAAGCCTTGAAAGCAATCCGCGAAATTCAAAGCACAGGAATTGAGAGCCTGAACCGGATTGCCGATTGCCTGAACAAGCGGGGCGAAAAAACGGCAAGGGGCTGTAGTTGGACGGCAACGGCGGTCAAACGTTGCTTGGCTTGTGCGGTCTGA
- a CDS encoding very short patch repair endonuclease, producing MAMTRSQIMARVRSRGNESTELNLIKILRSAGLRGWRRHWPVFGSPDFAFPKARLAVFVDGCFWHGCPKCYRAPASNVPYWRQKIERNRKRDLRVKGELRKRGWTVMRFWECQLRKAGRITNRIRTALGKF from the coding sequence ATGGCCATGACACGTTCTCAAATCATGGCGCGAGTCCGTTCGCGAGGGAACGAGTCAACCGAGTTGAATCTGATTAAGATTCTGCGAAGCGCGGGGCTGCGAGGGTGGCGGCGTCACTGGCCAGTTTTCGGCAGTCCCGATTTCGCTTTTCCAAAAGCACGGCTCGCCGTTTTCGTTGACGGCTGTTTTTGGCATGGTTGCCCGAAGTGCTACCGCGCCCCGGCTTCAAACGTCCCTTACTGGCGTCAGAAAATCGAACGCAACCGGAAACGAGATTTACGGGTGAAAGGGGAATTGCGGAAACGCGGTTGGACTGTGATGCGGTTTTGGGAATGCCAGTTGAGGAAGGCTGGCAGAATCACCAACCGAATCAGAACCGCGCTAGGTAAATTCTAA
- a CDS encoding recombinase family protein, with protein sequence MKTTVKTQEQVSTAKICFSYIRFSSRIQAKGDSERRQCEIAPRVAKEKGWILREDLNAADLGVSAFKGDNIKTLKAITEAVRAGKIPQGAVMIIEAFDRFSRADIDTAEDVLKDMLRAGLEIYVDRGGHHLTRESLNRPIDRIIALLELAAANEYAARLSDRVGKAWKQKKARAADGVKLTTMAPAWLDVDKEHNTITPNEKAEVVRRIFNSYANGKGIRTIMRELNADKIPTFGKGNQNRSKSWSNTHLRRILCFRGVIGEYQPCNYVDRERVPVGPSVTDYYPAVVDKATFYKVQEMLPKTVTDPVTGKKILYPKSKTGKPRWAGGQAKGPKTNATNLFTGLVKCAKCGASMVIKQSPCTHGERHYHYTSLICSNALRGNGCDYKTIQYSWVERAILTTLWLKVLPVMAETDTRHDELAKLHGELKDVQAKLKIWADALDSAEAKPAIAMQKMNAYETKAKALSRRIESLSATIEDNPLTGWQQVPPTIDNRLRLQAVLANQIESLTLDAEKRTATLQLKEPKAPKGRFELAWNPTPANQVNKNEAATSFLLWGERQDYLDHVLVWKTPHSVKIGKVTIADNPKQAIQVGEAALVEA encoded by the coding sequence ATGAAAACGACAGTTAAAACTCAGGAACAGGTTTCAACAGCTAAAATCTGTTTCTCGTATATTCGGTTCAGTTCCCGCATACAAGCAAAAGGCGACAGTGAGAGGCGGCAGTGTGAAATTGCCCCTCGCGTGGCCAAGGAAAAAGGATGGATTCTCAGGGAGGACTTGAACGCCGCAGACTTGGGCGTTAGCGCCTTCAAGGGCGACAACATCAAAACCTTGAAAGCCATTACTGAGGCAGTCAGGGCAGGCAAAATACCGCAGGGGGCAGTGATGATTATTGAAGCCTTTGACCGCTTTTCCCGTGCCGACATTGACACAGCAGAGGACGTGCTGAAAGACATGCTGCGAGCGGGCCTTGAAATCTACGTTGACAGGGGAGGGCACCACTTAACTAGGGAAAGCCTTAACAGGCCGATTGACCGCATTATAGCCCTGCTTGAACTAGCGGCAGCTAACGAATACGCCGCTAGACTGTCTGACCGTGTGGGCAAGGCTTGGAAGCAGAAGAAAGCCCGTGCCGCCGATGGGGTGAAACTAACGACGATGGCCCCCGCATGGTTGGACGTGGACAAGGAACACAACACGATTACCCCTAACGAAAAGGCCGAGGTTGTCAGGCGCATTTTTAATTCGTACGCCAACGGCAAAGGCATTCGCACCATAATGCGCGAGTTGAACGCAGACAAAATCCCGACCTTTGGCAAAGGCAACCAAAACAGAAGCAAAAGCTGGTCAAACACTCACTTGCGCCGAATCCTTTGCTTTCGTGGCGTCATTGGCGAGTACCAGCCTTGCAACTACGTTGACCGCGAGCGCGTTCCCGTTGGCCCATCAGTTACGGATTACTACCCCGCCGTTGTGGACAAGGCCACGTTCTACAAAGTCCAAGAAATGTTACCCAAAACCGTAACAGACCCCGTGACGGGAAAGAAGATACTTTACCCAAAAAGCAAAACGGGTAAACCCCGTTGGGCGGGGGGCCAAGCTAAGGGACCAAAGACAAATGCAACAAACCTTTTCACGGGTCTTGTGAAGTGCGCCAAGTGCGGGGCGTCTATGGTGATTAAGCAAAGCCCTTGCACACACGGCGAGCGGCACTATCACTATACCTCTTTGATTTGCAGCAACGCTCTACGCGGCAACGGGTGCGATTACAAAACAATCCAATACTCATGGGTTGAACGCGCCATTTTAACAACGCTCTGGTTAAAGGTGTTGCCAGTAATGGCCGAAACCGATACGCGCCACGATGAACTAGCAAAGTTGCACGGGGAACTAAAGGACGTGCAAGCCAAGCTCAAAATATGGGCTGACGCGCTAGACTCGGCAGAGGCCAAGCCCGCGATTGCCATGCAGAAGATGAACGCTTACGAGACTAAAGCAAAGGCACTGAGTAGGCGGATTGAAAGCCTATCGGCCACGATTGAGGACAACCCGCTAACGGGCTGGCAGCAAGTGCCGCCCACGATTGACAACCGCCTACGCCTTCAAGCTGTGCTCGCAAACCAGATTGAAAGCCTAACCTTGGACGCTGAGAAACGCACCGCCACACTACAGCTTAAGGAACCAAAAGCCCCCAAGGGGCGGTTTGAACTGGCTTGGAACCCCACACCCGCCAACCAAGTAAACAAGAATGAGGCCGCAACCAGCTTCCTGTTGTGGGGCGAGAGACAGGACTACCTTGACCATGTGCTAGTGTGGAAAACCCCGCATAGCGTGAAAATTGGCAAGGTTACGATTGCTGACAACCCTAAGCAGGCGATACAGGTAGGCGAGGCCGCGCTAGTAGAAGCCTAG
- a CDS encoding zincin-like metallopeptidase domain-containing protein: MNEAVYQVVTDRIIALLEKGVIPWHQPWNCGEQAPQNLLSRKAYRGVNVFLLQSMHYASPFWLSYKQAQDLGGHVKRGEKGCPVIFWRWLDTKDKATGETQRVPLLRYYTVFHVSQCEGIPADKIPALKGSERQHSPLEQAEKIVAAMPKRPEIKQGLDRAFYSPAGDFVGIPSANQFKTGEDYYSVLFHELTHSTGHQSRLNRKGFAGTDGDWSAFGSTPYAREELVAEMGAAFLCGQVGIVERTIENSAAYVGSWLKRLKDDAKLVVQAAAQAQKAADWILAKQWQDEPSAES; encoded by the coding sequence ATGAACGAAGCAGTATATCAAGTAGTAACAGACCGCATTATTGCCCTTTTGGAAAAGGGCGTTATCCCGTGGCATCAGCCTTGGAACTGCGGAGAACAAGCCCCACAGAACCTTTTGAGTCGCAAAGCTTACAGGGGCGTGAATGTGTTCCTGTTGCAATCCATGCACTACGCCAGCCCGTTTTGGCTCAGCTATAAGCAGGCGCAAGACTTGGGCGGGCACGTCAAACGGGGCGAGAAGGGGTGCCCCGTGATTTTTTGGCGCTGGCTGGACACGAAAGACAAGGCGACAGGGGAAACGCAAAGGGTGCCCCTCTTGCGCTATTACACCGTCTTTCACGTCAGCCAGTGTGAGGGCATACCCGCAGACAAAATCCCCGCTCTGAAGGGCAGCGAACGCCAGCACAGCCCACTAGAGCAGGCAGAGAAAATCGTTGCCGCGATGCCAAAGCGGCCAGAAATCAAACAGGGGCTTGACCGTGCTTTCTATTCCCCTGCGGGTGACTTTGTGGGCATCCCTTCTGCCAATCAGTTCAAGACGGGTGAAGATTACTATTCCGTTCTTTTCCATGAACTGACGCACAGCACAGGGCACCAGAGCCGATTAAATCGCAAGGGTTTTGCGGGCACGGATGGCGACTGGTCGGCCTTTGGCTCTACGCCCTACGCCCGCGAGGAATTAGTTGCGGAAATGGGGGCGGCTTTCCTCTGCGGGCAGGTTGGCATTGTCGAGCGCACGATTGAAAACTCTGCGGCCTATGTTGGTTCATGGCTTAAGCGGTTGAAGGACGATGCCAAGTTAGTTGTGCAAGCTGCCGCTCAGGCTCAAAAGGCGGCAGACTGGATACTTGCCAAGCAATGGCAGGATGAACCGTCAGCCGAGAGCTAA
- a CDS encoding site-specific DNA-methyltransferase → MLSEAEYQDKVICGDSAQVLARLPDCCIHLIVTSPPYDLQRTYHNFKGFDFEAIAKQLYRVACEGGVVVWIVNDATVNGSETGTSMRQALYFMDIGFRLHDTMIHEKCGANFPDRVRYWQAWEYMFVLSKGKPRVVNLIADRRNIYAGQKTHGCDRLANGGFKPKVQGRLTPEFGPRFNVWKICHNKRGRFDHPASFAPELARDHIASWSSIGDTVLDCFAGSGTTLCAAKALGRHFLGVEISPEYCKLAESRLAETKAPERQALAFAA, encoded by the coding sequence ATGCTCTCAGAAGCGGAATACCAAGACAAAGTGATATGCGGGGATAGTGCTCAGGTATTGGCCAGGTTGCCCGATTGTTGCATTCATCTAATCGTGACCTCGCCGCCTTACGACCTGCAAAGAACGTATCACAACTTCAAGGGCTTTGACTTTGAGGCAATAGCTAAACAACTATACCGCGTAGCGTGCGAGGGCGGGGTTGTGGTCTGGATTGTGAACGATGCCACCGTAAACGGGAGCGAGACAGGCACGAGTATGCGCCAAGCCCTCTACTTTATGGACATTGGCTTTCGACTGCATGACACCATGATTCACGAAAAGTGCGGGGCGAATTTCCCTGATAGGGTCCGCTACTGGCAGGCATGGGAATACATGTTTGTGCTGTCCAAGGGTAAGCCCCGCGTAGTCAACCTGATTGCCGACAGGCGCAACATTTACGCAGGCCAGAAAACACACGGTTGCGACAGGTTAGCCAATGGCGGGTTTAAGCCCAAGGTGCAGGGCAGATTAACGCCCGAGTTTGGGCCGCGCTTCAATGTGTGGAAGATTTGTCATAACAAGCGGGGGAGGTTTGACCATCCTGCGAGCTTTGCGCCCGAGCTAGCGCGTGACCATATTGCCAGTTGGTCAAGTATCGGGGATACAGTTCTGGACTGCTTTGCAGGCTCAGGAACTACCCTTTGCGCGGCAAAAGCTCTTGGAAGGCACTTTCTAGGCGTTGAAATTAGCCCCGAGTATTGCAAGCTGGCCGAAAGCAGACTGGCCGAGACGAAAGCACCAGAGAGGCAGGCACTTGCGTTCGCCGCTTGA
- a CDS encoding recombinase family protein → MKRLAISYLRFSSSKQRKGASYTRQIEATEAYCRNHGLTLVDQLEDLGVSGWNGANLDDTAALGGFLKLAQDGRISKGTTLIIENLDRLSRAKITKAVNVLTGILLLDIAIVTTMDGKRYAKDCEPTDLLIAVTILSRGNEESETKSKRVKDAWIKKRAAINRGEFVKMTQHPNWLEVKDGKYVPKTDAAKTVKAIFELYASGKGSHVIAKELNNDGVHTYSRRGEKFTFSSIERLLKSEAVIGTCDVVDPPKKGYWPRVISDELWYKVQALRQQNNHYKGTRNDVQKVNFLGGLAVCAKCEAKGIKSSMVRYSCTGKNGQRYHYLTCHNAKYGEHPLNLAPYQAIQESFISGMSINGFLEPFLKAKTDTRIQDKTPELEGKLIELNQRIARLARRIEETDNNQDVVNRLNELQAERKAIQAEIEAEAIRVKGATNANAAYYELLKHLDKKIQDNAFRMSLRNFLRTVIDKVKIGRDEQRNPFYSVHFKKSKDVVTVEHSNSHKPDKSYRVSLNGTWQVGVTEFA, encoded by the coding sequence ATGAAGCGATTAGCAATCAGTTACCTGAGATTCTCAAGCTCAAAACAACGCAAAGGCGCGTCCTACACCCGTCAGATTGAGGCAACGGAAGCCTACTGCCGCAACCACGGTTTGACACTCGTTGACCAGTTGGAAGATTTGGGCGTGTCGGGGTGGAACGGGGCCAATCTTGATGACACAGCAGCATTGGGCGGTTTCCTCAAGCTGGCCCAAGATGGCAGAATCTCAAAAGGCACAACGCTCATTATTGAGAATCTGGACCGCCTGAGCCGCGCCAAGATTACCAAGGCTGTAAATGTGCTGACAGGCATTCTGCTACTGGACATTGCCATTGTAACCACGATGGACGGCAAGCGATACGCCAAGGATTGTGAGCCAACAGACTTGCTCATTGCCGTTACCATCCTGTCCCGTGGCAACGAGGAATCGGAAACCAAGTCCAAGCGCGTAAAAGACGCATGGATTAAGAAACGTGCCGCAATCAATCGGGGCGAATTTGTGAAGATGACACAGCACCCGAATTGGCTGGAAGTGAAAGACGGAAAGTATGTCCCCAAGACAGACGCGGCCAAGACGGTAAAAGCCATCTTTGAACTGTATGCCAGTGGCAAGGGCAGTCACGTTATCGCCAAGGAACTCAACAACGATGGGGTGCATACCTACTCGCGCCGTGGCGAGAAGTTCACCTTTTCCTCTATTGAGCGACTTTTGAAGTCGGAAGCTGTTATCGGCACTTGTGACGTTGTGGACCCGCCCAAGAAAGGTTACTGGCCTCGCGTTATATCGGATGAGCTTTGGTATAAAGTCCAAGCCCTGCGCCAACAGAACAACCATTACAAAGGCACGCGCAACGATGTTCAAAAGGTCAACTTCCTTGGCGGGTTGGCTGTGTGTGCAAAGTGCGAAGCTAAGGGCATCAAAAGCAGCATGGTTCGCTATTCCTGCACCGGGAAGAATGGTCAGCGTTACCACTACCTGACTTGTCACAACGCGAAGTATGGCGAGCACCCCCTTAACTTGGCACCTTATCAGGCAATCCAAGAATCGTTCATCTCAGGAATGAGCATCAACGGTTTCCTTGAACCATTCTTGAAGGCGAAAACGGATACCAGAATCCAAGACAAGACCCCTGAACTAGAGGGCAAGCTGATTGAACTGAATCAGCGGATTGCACGGTTAGCCCGACGCATAGAAGAAACGGACAACAACCAAGACGTTGTTAACCGTCTCAACGAGCTTCAAGCGGAACGCAAAGCCATACAGGCCGAGATTGAGGCAGAAGCCATTAGGGTCAAGGGTGCAACCAATGCCAACGCTGCCTATTACGAGTTGCTCAAACACCTAGACAAGAAGATTCAGGACAACGCTTTCCGCATGTCCCTGCGGAACTTCCTTCGCACCGTCATTGACAAAGTAAAAATCGGGCGCGATGAACAACGCAACCCGTTCTACTCTGTCCACTTCAAGAAATCCAAAGACGTTGTAACCGTTGAGCATTCAAACTCTCACAAGCCCGATAAATCCTATCGCGTTAGCCTGAATGGCACTTGGCAGGTTGGCGTTACTGAATTTGCTTAA